The Candidatus Sphingomonas colombiensis genome contains the following window.
GGCAGCGGTCGCAGGAAGAGGACGAGGGGAACCACGATCGCTATGCCGACCGCGAGCAGCCAGAAGATATCGTTGAAGGTCATCACCAGTGCATCGCGCTGGATTGAGCCGGCCATGGTGCGCAACGCGGCGTCCGCATTGCCGAGCATCTGGCCGAGGCCGTTGAGATAATCCTGCACCATGCCGGAATTGGCATCGAGCGATTCCTCCATCCGCCGGCTGTGCAGCCACATCCGCTGATCCTGGATCGTCGCGATCCCGGCGAGCGCGAACGAGCCGCCGAGATTACGCACCGCGTTGAACAACCCCGCCGCGTCGCCGGCATCCTCGGCCGAAACCGAAGCGATCGCCGCCTGATTGAGGAACAGGAAGCACAGGATCGTGCCGACGCCACGTAGCAGCTGCGATTCGACGAAGGCGCTGCCGGTCGATTGCGCGGTGAGCGTGGTGTCGAGCCAGCAGCTCGCGGCCATGATCAACAGCCCCGCCGCCACCGCGAAGCGGATGTCGATATGCCGGATCATCAGCGGCGTGAACGGCATCAGCATCAGGCTGGGGATGCCCGACAGCAGCACGACCTTGCCCGCCTGAAGCGCATCATAATCGGCGATCGCGGCAAGGAACTGCGGGATCACGTAAGAGGTGCCGTACAGTACCATGCCGACGACGATGCCCATCATCGCCACCGAACCGAACTGCCGATCGAGCAGCAGGCTGAGCTTGATCACCGGCCGCCGCGCGAAAATCTGGCCGGCGAACAGCAGGATGAAGCCGAACGCCGAAACCAGCGACAGCGTGACGAT
Protein-coding sequences here:
- a CDS encoding DHA2 family efflux MFS transporter permease subunit, with translation MSATTAEAPHGAAAAPGLAAPERADAAAWLAVGAGSLGAMMATLDISIVNSSLPTIQGEIGASATEGTWIATAYLVAEIVIIPLSAWLERMLGLRTFLLIATVLFTGFSMLCGISTNLTIMIIGRVGQGFTGGALIPTAMTIIATRLPRSQQPIGNALFGVTAILGPVLGPLVGGWLTENVSWHYAFFINLPIGIMLVTLLLVAMPHRKPHLGELLNADWMGIAGLALGLGGLTVVLEEGQREQWFQSSEIVTLSLVSAFGFILLFAGQIFARRPVIKLSLLLDRQFGSVAMMGIVVGMVLYGTSYVIPQFLAAIADYDALQAGKVVLLSGIPSLMLMPFTPLMIRHIDIRFAVAAGLLIMAASCWLDTTLTAQSTGSAFVESQLLRGVGTILCFLFLNQAAIASVSAEDAGDAAGLFNAVRNLGGSFALAGIATIQDQRMWLHSRRMEESLDANSGMVQDYLNGLGQMLGNADAALRTMAGSIQRDALVMTFNDIFWLLAVGIAIVVPLVLFLRPLPQGQAIAMH